The Dehalococcoidales bacterium genome segment GCATCGAGGAGTTGTATGACCCTTTCGGCTCAAACGTTGAGACCCGTGGGTCATGACATTGAACCCCCATTGCCCTGCGCGGAATACGGTACTGTGCCAGAATAGGGTGCAGCGGACAGGGGTAGTCCGGTTATCCTTCGGCAGGACTGGTCAAAGACGAATTCATGCCTGATGGGAACAGGGAGAGAAGACCGATAATGACGCTGACGGGAGAGAGCCGGAAGAGTAAAGCCAGGACGCTAAGAGACCTTTACGCCTGTTCGATAACCAGGGATTTATGACTGATAACCACAACGGGCATCAGGAAGTAAATGATGGGCAAGATTAGGTTTTCTCCAGGGCTTGTTACCGTCGTGGTCATCGCCCTGCTGTCCGGCCTTGCCTTTTTCCTCCGGGCCTATCTCCCACACGACTGGGTCTTTGCTGGCGACCAGGTCAAATTTGTCGGTGCCGATGCCCACTACCACATGCGGCTGGTGGACAGCCTGGTACGCAACTTCCCCACGCACATAACCTTCGACCCCTACCTTTACTATCCCTACGGCAGCACCTGGCAGTACATGCCCTTTTTCGACTGGCTCATTGCCGGCAGTGCCCTGCTGGTCGGCCTCGGTTCACCGAGCCTGCAGACCATCGAGGCGGTCGCTGCCTATCTTCCCGCAATACTGGGTGCCCTGACCGTTATCCCGGTCTACTTCATCGGCCGAGAGCTATTTGGCCGGCGGGCCGGTTTGCTGGCGGCGGCGCTGATTGCGATACTTCCCGGCGAATTTATGGGGCGGTCTGTCCTGGGTGCCACCGACCATCATGCCGCTGAAGTCCTGTTCAGTACCAGTGCCATGATGTTCTGCATCATGGCACTTAAGTCGGCCAGACATAAACGGCTGTCCCTGGCCGACCTGAGGAACCTGAACTGGCCAAGCATCCGCCGGCCACTGGCCTTTAGCTTGCTGGCCGGTGTTTTTCTGGGGGTCTACCTGCTTACCTGGACTGGTGCCCCGCTCTTTATCTTCATCATCTTTGCCTACTTCGTTGTCCAGGCAATCATGGACCACCTCCGGGGAACCACCGGGGACGACCTGTGGATTGTGGGAGCGGTCACCATGCTGGTGGCTCTGCTGATATTGCTACCGTTCTCTCCCGGCACCCTGCCGCTGATGTCCATCGTTATCGCCCTGGTTACCCCGCTGGTACTCAACGGTGTTTCCCGTCTCTTCTCCCTCAGGTCGGTACGAAAGGCCTACTACCCACTGACAGTACTCGGGCTTGGTGTGGTTGGCTTCATCGTGTTACATTTCACCAACCCTTCCTTCCTGACATCAGTTCTGAGCAGGCTCAGCATTTTCTCGCCCTCGGGCGTAGGTTTGACAGTCTCCGAGGTGAGACCCCTGCTTTCCGTCGGTGATAGCTTCTCCTTCTCGCTTGCCTGGGAGGTTTTCACCACCGGGTTCTTTATCAGCTTCATCTCGCTATGTATGCTGGTCTACCTGCTGGTACGGCGTGGGGAGGCACATAATACCATACTGGTATTGTGGAGTGTGATGATGCTGGCGGCTACCCTGGGAGAGCGCCGCTTTGCCTACTACTACGCCATCAATGTCGTTCTGCTCACCGGCTATTTCTCGTCGTGGTTCCTGGGGTGGGTCGATATCCGTAAATGGGTTGCCCGTGAGGGCAGACCGGGGAAGAAGACCGGGACCGTGAGTCCGGCAACAAGCCGGATTGCCTCCGGCGTAGGAATGCTGGTTGTGCTATTCGTGGTTTTCGTTCCCAATACCGGGGTGCCACCCGCCTGGAACGGCCCTACCACGGATGTTATCGAGGAGACAAGGCTTCTGACGCCTTCCGATGCCTGGCACAGCTCGCTTTACTGGCTCAGAGATAATACTCCGGACCCCTTCGGCGACCCGGACTTCTACTACGAGCTCTACGAGGCACCGTTGCCCGGCAAGGCCTATGATTACCCTGAGTCCGCCTACGGCGTAATGGCCTGGTGGGACTACGGCCACTGGATAACGCGTATTGCCCGGCGCTTGCCCAACCACGGCCCGGGGGGGAACTGGTCTGTCCCGGTCGCCCGCTGCTTCACTGCCCAGGAGGAAGCCCCGGCTAACGAGATAATCGATAAGCTGGATTCCAGGTATGTGGTCATCGACTACGATACGGCTACAGGGAAGTTCCATGCTATGGCAACCTTTGCCGGGAGCAGTCCGGACGATTTTCGTGGTATCTACTACGTGGAAGAGGACGGCAAGCTCCTGCCGATAATCTTCTTCTACCCCGAGTACTTCCGCTCCCTGTCCAGCCGGCTGTATAACTTCGATGGTAAGGCAGTGGTCCCGGACAGCACAATGGTCATCTCCTTTGAGGATGCTGT includes the following:
- a CDS encoding oligosaccharyl transferase, archaeosortase A system-associated; translated protein: MMGKIRFSPGLVTVVVIALLSGLAFFLRAYLPHDWVFAGDQVKFVGADAHYHMRLVDSLVRNFPTHITFDPYLYYPYGSTWQYMPFFDWLIAGSALLVGLGSPSLQTIEAVAAYLPAILGALTVIPVYFIGRELFGRRAGLLAAALIAILPGEFMGRSVLGATDHHAAEVLFSTSAMMFCIMALKSARHKRLSLADLRNLNWPSIRRPLAFSLLAGVFLGVYLLTWTGAPLFIFIIFAYFVVQAIMDHLRGTTGDDLWIVGAVTMLVALLILLPFSPGTLPLMSIVIALVTPLVLNGVSRLFSLRSVRKAYYPLTVLGLGVVGFIVLHFTNPSFLTSVLSRLSIFSPSGVGLTVSEVRPLLSVGDSFSFSLAWEVFTTGFFISFISLCMLVYLLVRRGEAHNTILVLWSVMMLAATLGERRFAYYYAINVVLLTGYFSSWFLGWVDIRKWVAREGRPGKKTGTVSPATSRIASGVGMLVVLFVVFVPNTGVPPAWNGPTTDVIEETRLLTPSDAWHSSLYWLRDNTPDPFGDPDFYYELYEAPLPGKAYDYPESAYGVMAWWDYGHWITRIARRLPNHGPGGNWSVPVARCFTAQEEAPANEIIDKLDSRYVVIDYDTATGKFHAMATFAGSSPDDFRGIYYVEEDGKLLPIIFFYPEYFRSLSSRLYNFDGKAVVPDSTMVISFEDAVDRAGTAYKRVTSARSFPDYEEAEVYLSGQDAGKYRIVSSDPMVSPVPLAALEHYSLVYSSEELTEHLEQDLIPTIKIFEYISEADQIVRMETND